One segment of Ascidiaceihabitans donghaensis DNA contains the following:
- a CDS encoding thymidine phosphorylase: protein MSDFSAQSVIAKLRQRQTPNRDAMAWFAQGLADGTVSDAQAGAFAMAVCLNGLGDVGRVALTMAMRDSGDVLSWDLNGPVLDKHSTGGVGDCVSLVLAPALAACGAFVPMISGRGLGHTGGTLDKLEAIPGLSTQLSERRFRETVTKAGCAIVGATADIAPADKRLYAVRDVTATVESMDLITASILSKKLAAGLDGLVLDVKTGSGAFMKDIGQARELAEALTKTANAAGCRTTAIISDMSQPLVPSLGNALEVAEIMRILTCGKGQGPIVDVCAALGGVLLANAKLARDVQSGAEAIVVAIRDGRAAERFGQMVASMGGPVQFTENWARFLPEATVIREVTAKQNGYVSGMDAEGLGHAVVALGGGRRVETDKVNWAVGFSDVIRLGAKVTRGQPLGVVHAGRSDQADAAEHALRKAIEIGPKPAVVPELIQERIG, encoded by the coding sequence ATGAGTGATTTTTCCGCGCAAAGCGTGATTGCAAAACTGCGTCAACGCCAGACCCCCAACCGCGACGCTATGGCGTGGTTTGCGCAGGGCTTGGCGGATGGAACGGTCAGTGATGCACAGGCTGGTGCCTTTGCTATGGCGGTCTGCTTGAACGGTTTGGGCGATGTGGGGCGTGTTGCCTTGACGATGGCAATGCGCGACAGCGGCGATGTGTTGTCTTGGGATCTGAATGGTCCAGTTTTGGACAAGCATTCCACAGGCGGCGTGGGCGATTGCGTCAGCTTGGTTCTGGCGCCTGCTTTGGCAGCTTGTGGTGCATTTGTGCCGATGATTTCTGGCCGCGGTTTGGGCCACACCGGCGGTACACTGGACAAGCTTGAGGCCATCCCCGGCCTCAGCACCCAACTGTCTGAACGACGTTTTCGTGAAACTGTCACCAAAGCCGGCTGCGCCATTGTCGGTGCCACTGCTGATATCGCCCCGGCCGACAAACGGCTTTATGCTGTGCGCGATGTGACAGCCACCGTTGAAAGCATGGATTTGATCACGGCATCGATCTTGTCCAAAAAACTGGCGGCTGGGCTGGATGGTCTGGTTTTGGACGTCAAGACGGGGTCAGGTGCCTTTATGAAGGACATCGGGCAGGCCCGCGAGTTGGCCGAAGCTCTGACCAAAACAGCGAATGCCGCGGGCTGTCGAACAACCGCCATCATCAGCGATATGAGCCAACCTTTGGTGCCCTCATTGGGCAATGCCTTGGAGGTTGCGGAAATTATGCGCATCTTGACCTGCGGCAAAGGGCAGGGGCCAATTGTGGATGTTTGTGCGGCTTTGGGTGGGGTTTTGCTGGCCAATGCCAAGCTGGCCCGCGACGTGCAATCTGGTGCAGAGGCTATTGTCGTGGCCATTCGGGATGGTCGTGCCGCTGAACGGTTCGGCCAAATGGTGGCCTCTATGGGAGGACCCGTGCAGTTCACTGAAAATTGGGCGCGTTTCCTGCCTGAAGCCACAGTGATCCGCGAAGTCACCGCCAAACAAAACGGATATGTGAGCGGGATGGACGCTGAAGGTTTGGGCCACGCTGTTGTGGCCTTGGGGGGCGGTCGCCGAGTGGAAACCGACAAGGTCAACTGGGCCGTCGGGTTTTCGGATGTCATTCGCTTGGGCGCAAAAGTGACACGCGGGCAACCTTTGGGCGTGGTCCACGCAGGCCGTTCGGATCAAGCGGATGCCGCCGAACATGCGTTGCGCAAAGCGATCGAAATAGGGCCGAAACCTGCAGTCGTTCCCGAACTGATCCAAGAGCGTATCGGCTGA
- a CDS encoding phosphopentomutase, with protein sequence MARAFLVVIDSVGIGGAPDAGAFFNGDLPDTGANTVGHIAQDCAQGDADVGRSGPLHVPCLDALGLGAAVTLASGLSASGLGCKPVGAWGAATETSNGKDTPSGHWELAGLPVPWDWHYFPDTSPAFPHHVTQAVCDIAGVDGILCNAHGSGTRVLEQYGAAHIQSGQPICYTSADSVFQIAAHEDHFGLDRLLDLCARVAPVLHEMKVGRVIARPFVGQAGAFERTQNRRDFAIVPPGPILTNRVQNAGHKVYGVGKVGDIFSMQGFDEVRKGSDATLMQHLTDLVGEACDGSLTFANFVEFDSLFGHRRDVAGYARHLEWFDLALGQLLPKLRPDDILIVTADHGNDPTWPGTDHTRERVPVLVHGFGPRELGHIGFVDVADLVADHLGVA encoded by the coding sequence ATGGCACGCGCGTTTCTGGTGGTGATCGATTCCGTTGGTATCGGTGGTGCGCCTGACGCGGGTGCATTTTTTAATGGCGATCTGCCGGACACAGGCGCGAACACCGTGGGCCATATCGCGCAAGACTGTGCGCAAGGTGATGCCGATGTGGGGCGTAGCGGTCCTTTGCACGTGCCTTGTCTGGATGCTTTAGGTTTAGGAGCAGCCGTGACCTTGGCATCCGGTTTGTCCGCATCTGGGTTGGGCTGCAAGCCGGTTGGGGCGTGGGGCGCTGCCACGGAGACATCAAATGGCAAAGACACGCCATCGGGGCATTGGGAACTGGCCGGATTGCCTGTGCCTTGGGATTGGCATTACTTTCCGGACACATCCCCGGCGTTTCCGCATCATGTCACGCAGGCTGTGTGCGACATCGCTGGCGTAGATGGCATTTTGTGCAACGCGCATGGGTCAGGCACGCGAGTTCTGGAGCAATATGGCGCGGCCCACATTCAAAGCGGACAGCCGATTTGCTACACCAGTGCAGATAGCGTGTTCCAAATTGCGGCGCATGAAGACCATTTCGGGTTGGACCGGCTGTTGGATCTTTGCGCCCGCGTGGCCCCTGTGTTGCACGAAATGAAAGTGGGCCGTGTGATTGCGCGGCCTTTTGTAGGGCAAGCCGGTGCGTTCGAGCGTACTCAGAATCGGCGTGACTTTGCGATTGTGCCGCCAGGTCCCATTTTGACCAATCGGGTTCAGAACGCCGGTCATAAAGTGTACGGCGTCGGCAAGGTCGGTGACATTTTTTCGATGCAGGGTTTTGATGAGGTGCGCAAAGGCAGTGACGCAACCCTGATGCAGCATTTGACTGATCTGGTTGGCGAGGCGTGTGATGGCAGTTTGACCTTTGCCAATTTCGTTGAATTCGACAGTTTGTTTGGGCATCGCCGTGATGTTGCGGGTTACGCCCGCCATCTTGAATGGTTTGATTTGGCCCTTGGGCAGCTTTTGCCCAAGTTGCGGCCAGATGACATTTTGATTGTGACAGCTGACCATGGCAACGACCCAACTTGGCCGGGAACAGATCACACCCGCGAACGCGTGCCGGTTCTGGTGCATGGTTTCGGACCGCGTGAATTGGGCCATATAGGCTTTGTTGATGTGGCGGATCTGGTCGCGGATCATTTGGGTGTTGCCTGA
- the upp gene encoding uracil phosphoribosyltransferase yields the protein MSDHLTVVDHPLVQHKLTIMRDKQTPTAVFRQLLREISQLLAYEVTRGLPMTTKRIDTPMQAMDAPTLDGKKLALISILRAGNGLLDGVLELIPSARVGFVGLYRDEETLQPVQYYFKVPDAMEDRLVIAVDPMLATGNSSVAAIDLLKQSGATNIRFLCLLAAPEGIARMKEAHPDVPIVTAAVDERLNDVGYIVPGLGDAGDRMFGTK from the coding sequence ATGTCTGACCATCTTACCGTTGTCGATCACCCGCTTGTTCAACACAAGTTGACGATTATGCGCGACAAGCAAACCCCGACTGCTGTGTTTCGCCAGTTGCTGCGTGAGATTTCGCAGCTTTTGGCCTACGAAGTGACACGTGGATTGCCCATGACAACCAAGCGTATCGACACACCGATGCAGGCCATGGACGCGCCGACTTTAGATGGTAAAAAACTGGCTTTGATTTCGATATTGCGTGCGGGTAACGGTTTGCTCGATGGTGTCCTTGAGCTTATTCCGTCAGCACGCGTTGGCTTTGTTGGTTTGTACCGCGACGAAGAAACCCTGCAACCTGTGCAGTATTATTTTAAGGTTCCCGATGCGATGGAGGACCGTTTGGTGATTGCCGTTGACCCAATGCTGGCGACGGGAAACAGTTCTGTCGCAGCCATAGACCTTTTGAAACAGTCTGGTGCCACCAACATCCGGTTCTTGTGCCTTCTTGCAGCCCCTGAAGGCATTGCCCGTATGAAAGAGGCACATCCCGACGTCCCGATTGTCACAGCCGCGGTGGATGAGCGTTTGAATGACGTGGGCTACATCGTGCCGGGGTTGGGGGACGCCGGCGATCGGATGTTTGGCACCAAGTAA
- a CDS encoding SPOR domain-containing protein, translating to MKLTRIIATTAIVAAMMAQAGHSQSLRNADEPAEFPPASYKGTQYVDSRGCVYIRAGISGNVSWVPRVSRDRKQLCGQNPTSVRRTAAASAPAVKPPVQITLDPPKTQAAAPALKKPVPKKTARVQAPAKTVKVARVKKRVKTTAPKPVVRRVQQRAPVVVAQVAPPKPVVAPKPAPVRRTVPAAVQRGGNCGVTSLSRKYINSSSKLPVRCGPQAGRIVGVQGGQNAAAVVTRRAGVVSQPAQPRRITSVPQGIATGGTVNSGTRIVPRHVHVQRQNTQKTSVPNGYRTVWEDDRLNPKRAEQTVGGVLATNYLWTNTVPRRLINANTRRDVTGSVPLIYPYTDMATQQRELGTVSIVRRDGQVLKRIVRNKQSSRTPIARQPVVSTRSAPVAKPKAAAQAGRYVQVGTFGQAGNAQATAQRLKAMGLPVRVGKFTRGSKTYRLVLAGPFSRDASRALAQVRSAGYTDAFLRK from the coding sequence ATGAAACTTACCAGAATTATAGCGACGACTGCCATTGTCGCGGCCATGATGGCCCAAGCCGGACATTCGCAAAGCTTGCGTAATGCAGATGAGCCAGCGGAGTTTCCGCCGGCCAGCTACAAAGGCACGCAATATGTCGACAGCCGTGGGTGCGTCTATATTCGCGCGGGTATCAGCGGCAACGTGTCGTGGGTTCCGCGTGTGTCGCGTGACCGCAAACAGCTTTGTGGGCAAAACCCGACATCTGTGCGTCGTACGGCCGCGGCCTCTGCACCGGCTGTAAAGCCACCGGTTCAGATCACTCTTGATCCGCCGAAAACTCAAGCTGCTGCACCTGCTTTGAAAAAACCGGTCCCGAAGAAAACGGCCCGCGTTCAAGCGCCTGCGAAAACCGTTAAGGTGGCCCGCGTTAAAAAGCGTGTCAAAACGACTGCGCCTAAGCCCGTCGTGCGTCGGGTTCAGCAGCGTGCACCGGTTGTTGTGGCCCAAGTCGCACCACCAAAGCCTGTTGTCGCGCCAAAGCCGGCACCTGTGCGCCGCACTGTACCGGCTGCTGTGCAACGTGGTGGCAATTGCGGTGTGACATCGCTTAGTCGCAAATACATCAATTCCAGCAGCAAACTGCCTGTGCGCTGTGGCCCGCAAGCTGGTCGTATCGTCGGTGTGCAGGGGGGGCAAAACGCTGCTGCTGTTGTGACCCGTCGTGCGGGTGTGGTCAGCCAACCTGCGCAACCGCGTCGTATCACATCTGTGCCTCAGGGGATCGCGACTGGTGGAACAGTGAACAGTGGCACACGCATCGTGCCGCGTCATGTCCATGTGCAGCGTCAAAACACCCAAAAGACGTCCGTTCCAAACGGGTATCGCACCGTATGGGAAGATGATCGATTGAACCCCAAACGCGCGGAACAAACTGTCGGTGGTGTTTTGGCAACGAACTACCTGTGGACGAACACGGTACCGCGCCGTCTGATCAACGCGAACACGCGCCGGGATGTCACGGGTTCCGTGCCACTGATCTACCCTTACACCGATATGGCGACACAACAACGTGAATTGGGTACGGTATCTATTGTGCGTCGGGATGGGCAAGTTCTGAAGCGGATCGTGCGCAACAAACAATCCTCGCGTACGCCTATTGCACGTCAACCTGTTGTGTCGACCCGGTCCGCGCCAGTTGCAAAGCCGAAGGCCGCCGCACAGGCTGGTCGTTACGTTCAGGTTGGGACATTCGGCCAGGCAGGCAATGCACAAGCGACGGCGCAGCGGCTGAAAGCCATGGGTCTGCCCGTGCGCGTTGGGAAATTCACACGTGGCAGCAAAACCTATCGTCTTGTGTTGGCAGGGCCGTTTTCCCGTGATGCGTCGCGGGCATTGGCCCAAGTGCGCAGTGCGGGCTATACGGATGCATTCTTGCGCAAGTAA
- a CDS encoding AMP-binding protein, which yields MGWMNDESGLDKCAANYVPLTPLSHLRRAAHVFAGRPAVIYGDHRVTYAQYYDRCTRLASALVSMGVTPGDVVATLIPNLPAQAEAHFGVPACGAVLNTINTRLDVDTVAYIFDHGEAKVVLADPQFMPLAEAAVAQMVGNAPILIEVADAANGWPASGRHPVYEDILTLADPNFAWIMPEDEWESLALNYTSGTTGRPKGVVYHHRGAYMMTMGTVISWRMVLHPVFMAIVPLFHCNGWNHTWMMPLIGGTLVCCRDISADAIYAAIADEGVTHFGGAPIVLNMIVNADEAERREFHHQVEVFTAGAPPAPATLGKIEALGFNVTQVYGLTETYGHVTECVWKSEEWDALEQSDKAAIKARQGVAMPMMEHITVVDEAMGQVRMDSTHQGEIVMRGNSVMKGYLKNPDATAKAFQGGYFHSEDLAIQHPDGYIQIADRAKDIIISGGENISSVEVEAVLMAHPDVSLAAVVAKPDDKWGEVPCAFVELKEGCTGDAAQMIAFARETLAGFKAPKLVIFQELPKTSTGKIQKFELRNHARTL from the coding sequence ATGGGCTGGATGAACGATGAAAGTGGCTTGGACAAATGTGCCGCCAATTATGTGCCGCTGACGCCTTTGTCGCATTTGCGGCGCGCTGCACATGTTTTTGCCGGACGCCCCGCTGTGATTTATGGCGATCACCGTGTCACATATGCACAGTATTATGACCGTTGCACGCGTCTGGCCTCTGCTTTGGTATCGATGGGCGTCACCCCGGGCGACGTCGTGGCAACCCTTATTCCCAATCTTCCCGCGCAGGCCGAAGCCCATTTCGGAGTGCCCGCCTGTGGCGCGGTCCTGAACACGATCAACACCCGCCTTGATGTCGATACCGTTGCGTATATTTTCGACCACGGCGAAGCCAAAGTTGTTTTGGCTGACCCGCAATTCATGCCATTGGCAGAAGCCGCCGTCGCACAAATGGTCGGGAACGCCCCGATTCTGATCGAGGTTGCGGACGCTGCCAACGGCTGGCCCGCTTCGGGACGCCATCCGGTTTACGAAGACATCCTGACGCTGGCCGATCCGAACTTTGCATGGATCATGCCCGAAGATGAATGGGAAAGCCTTGCCCTGAACTATACTTCCGGCACAACGGGGCGCCCCAAAGGCGTCGTGTATCACCACCGCGGCGCATATATGATGACAATGGGCACCGTCATTTCATGGCGCATGGTCTTGCATCCGGTCTTTATGGCCATCGTACCCTTGTTTCATTGCAACGGCTGGAACCACACATGGATGATGCCCTTGATCGGTGGCACTTTGGTATGCTGCCGCGACATCAGCGCTGATGCTATTTACGCAGCCATCGCCGACGAAGGCGTCACCCATTTTGGCGGGGCCCCCATTGTGTTGAATATGATCGTCAACGCAGATGAAGCAGAACGACGCGAGTTCCACCACCAAGTCGAAGTTTTCACAGCAGGTGCCCCCCCCGCCCCGGCCACATTGGGCAAGATCGAGGCGCTGGGCTTTAACGTCACCCAAGTCTACGGGCTGACAGAAACCTACGGTCACGTCACCGAATGTGTCTGGAAATCCGAAGAATGGGACGCATTGGAACAGTCCGACAAAGCCGCCATAAAGGCCCGCCAAGGTGTTGCCATGCCGATGATGGAGCATATCACCGTAGTGGATGAAGCCATGGGTCAGGTCAGGATGGACAGTACCCATCAAGGCGAAATCGTGATGCGGGGAAATTCAGTCATGAAAGGCTACCTCAAAAACCCGGACGCCACAGCCAAGGCATTTCAGGGGGGGTACTTCCATTCCGAAGACCTCGCGATCCAGCATCCAGACGGCTACATCCAGATCGCGGACCGCGCGAAAGACATCATCATCTCGGGCGGCGAAAACATCAGCTCTGTAGAAGTGGAAGCTGTTTTAATGGCCCATCCTGACGTGTCATTGGCCGCTGTTGTCGCAAAACCCGACGACAAATGGGGTGAAGTGCCCTGCGCTTTTGTTGAACTGAAAGAGGGATGCACGGGCGACGCCGCACAAATGATCGCTTTCGCCCGCGAGACCTTGGCTGGGTTCAAGGCGCCAAAACTGGTCATCTTTCAAGAGCTTCCCAAGACCTCGACGGGCAAAATCCAGAAATTTGAATTGCGCAATCACGCGCGGACACTTTGA
- a CDS encoding DMT family transporter, with translation MKETALSAAASPTKPLAAAGCMIGAMALLGFVDNYVATIALEISVWQFLSVRAVMAVSLIAVLSMLGLGTIWPQRLWAVGLRSVLVAVGMLLYFGSLAFMPIAQSLAGLFTAPIFVLLLTVVVLKQTIGPWRVLAVVVGFSGILLVLGVQQGAPGWIMLMPVAGGFFYAIGSLVTRILCAEESTLSMLAGIMTSQGVIGVCVLIGLAIIDPAVPEGAQGFLLRGWVWPIPSVFPFIVLQAVVSVAGVFLLIRAYQWGEASQVSVLEYSIMIFGPFFGWALMGQVITRLMIVGIVLIMVAGGIIAVRSK, from the coding sequence ATGAAAGAGACTGCCTTGTCTGCGGCCGCTTCCCCAACCAAACCGCTTGCTGCCGCCGGCTGCATGATCGGCGCTATGGCGTTGTTGGGGTTCGTTGATAACTACGTTGCAACCATCGCTTTGGAAATTTCGGTTTGGCAGTTCTTGTCGGTGCGGGCCGTGATGGCTGTGTCGTTGATTGCGGTGCTTTCGATGTTGGGTTTGGGCACGATCTGGCCGCAACGGTTGTGGGCGGTCGGCTTGCGATCTGTGTTGGTTGCAGTGGGTATGTTGCTTTATTTCGGGTCGCTTGCGTTTATGCCGATCGCGCAGTCCTTGGCAGGGTTGTTTACTGCGCCGATCTTTGTCCTGCTTCTGACGGTTGTGGTGCTGAAACAAACCATCGGACCTTGGCGCGTGTTGGCTGTGGTCGTTGGGTTTTCGGGGATTTTACTGGTGCTGGGTGTACAGCAGGGGGCCCCGGGGTGGATCATGCTGATGCCGGTGGCTGGCGGGTTCTTTTATGCCATAGGGTCTTTGGTGACGCGTATTTTGTGCGCTGAAGAAAGCACATTGTCTATGTTGGCGGGGATAATGACGTCGCAAGGTGTCATTGGTGTATGCGTTTTGATCGGGTTGGCGATTATCGACCCTGCCGTTCCGGAAGGGGCCCAAGGCTTTTTATTGCGGGGATGGGTTTGGCCAATTCCCTCGGTATTTCCCTTTATCGTGCTGCAAGCTGTTGTTTCGGTGGCCGGTGTATTTTTGCTGATCCGCGCATATCAGTGGGGTGAGGCCAGCCAGGTTTCTGTGTTGGAATATTCAATCATGATCTTCGGGCCGTTCTTTGGGTGGGCCTTGATGGGGCAGGTGATCACACGGTTGATGATTGTAGGCATTGTTTTGATTATGGTGGCGGGTGGCATCATCGCCGTGCGGTCCAAATAG
- a CDS encoding Type II secretory pathway, pullulanase PulA: MALALEDRAMKDDIMLGDTPKALKRRRKLTHVKTRGRLWKHATLADVDGLLPLSDIDGMFVFTMVRNPWDRMVSYYHWLRDQRFDHPAVSLAGQVDFKNFAQSDLIAASMAANPAHRYVTDITGTDRCSLYIRLEHFVQDARPLMDHLGFDFELPRQNTSQRSVHYQDYYDDATRRAVAGACADDIEQFGYRFDQ; encoded by the coding sequence ATGGCTTTGGCCTTGGAAGACCGGGCAATGAAAGACGACATTATGTTGGGTGACACGCCAAAGGCATTAAAGCGCCGGCGCAAGTTGACCCATGTGAAAACGCGAGGCCGCCTTTGGAAACACGCGACTTTAGCGGATGTGGATGGGCTTTTGCCACTGAGCGATATCGACGGGATGTTCGTTTTCACAATGGTCAGAAATCCGTGGGATCGTATGGTAAGCTACTACCACTGGCTTCGCGATCAGCGCTTTGATCACCCTGCGGTGTCTTTAGCGGGGCAGGTTGATTTCAAGAACTTTGCGCAATCGGATTTGATTGCGGCGTCAATGGCTGCAAACCCTGCGCATCGCTATGTCACGGATATCACGGGAACAGATCGGTGTAGCCTCTACATCAGGTTGGAACATTTCGTGCAAGATGCACGCCCCTTAATGGATCATTTGGGATTTGACTTTGAACTGCCGCGCCAAAACACGTCGCAAAGGTCTGTTCACTACCAGGACTACTATGATGATGCGACGCGAAGGGCCGTGGCAGGTGCTTGTGCAGATGACATCGAACAATTCGGATATCGTTTTGATCAATGA
- a CDS encoding putative bifunctional diguanylate cyclase/phosphodiesterase gives MENAPTSPEDFALLYTEFAQRFDGLNRSFTSYPYHDQHLFNSSGWCMYRVIECLTQEHSFWLVAVAAMVCVVGSSLSVTLLRRVLIVKHKIKTIQVALAGAMTGATIWATHFIAMLAYDPGLPHAFEPVLTAVSLVISVLGALGANFTMAYMKTRTRFVFAGIMFGTTVSAMHYVGMSAYMLPGTLDWHATTVFVSICLGAGFGAIAYHRIAYPWTRYCTAGGITAMVLGICTMHFVGMGSFSISLSPLYEVPDQVFSDHILGLIVILVALFVFVMGYAALNIEQGLSQHANQQMQSAAMKDILTNLPNRHALHVALEKWTTALKGDLTDHVAVFTVNIDAFKHINELYGRASGDIVLSKIAQRIGEELQHEDTLFRAGGDEFVIVSRGFRRMGQVTSMADRISAYLKEPLNVGDNPILVTASMGVSSSLQDGRDMDTLLQNSGIAMFYAKANPDVDVQIFDADMQKQSRARLEIQTDLRQAAARGELELVYQKQNELPSRDLVGFEVLLRWNHPTRGRVSPAEFIPIAEETGLIRDIGLWVLRTACEEAVQWPIPLSIAVNVAPQQLVQPSFIESVSDILFETRLAPERLELEVTEASIIDDENHTLRVMHRLKAMGLRIAMDDFGTGYSSLNTLQSFPFDKIKMDRSFVQEIHINPKRAAIAKATMLIGDALQIPVLAEGTEVEEELVFLEDAGCAYVQGFYFGTPLPLTDLHNLLAGIAQKEAS, from the coding sequence TGTCTGACACAAGAACACTCTTTCTGGCTTGTCGCTGTGGCGGCCATGGTGTGTGTGGTCGGCTCCTCACTATCGGTCACGCTTTTGCGCCGCGTTCTGATTGTGAAACACAAAATCAAAACCATTCAGGTCGCCTTGGCAGGTGCAATGACCGGAGCTACGATCTGGGCCACACACTTCATCGCCATGCTCGCCTACGACCCGGGCCTTCCCCACGCATTTGAACCGGTTTTGACAGCGGTTTCTCTGGTGATCTCGGTACTTGGCGCCCTGGGTGCAAATTTCACAATGGCATACATGAAAACACGAACGCGGTTTGTTTTTGCAGGCATCATGTTCGGCACCACTGTCAGCGCCATGCACTACGTCGGAATGTCAGCCTATATGCTGCCTGGTACATTGGACTGGCATGCCACAACCGTTTTTGTGTCCATATGCCTGGGCGCAGGCTTTGGCGCGATCGCCTATCACCGTATCGCCTACCCTTGGACGCGTTATTGCACGGCCGGAGGTATCACCGCGATGGTGTTGGGTATCTGCACCATGCACTTTGTCGGCATGGGCTCGTTTTCCATATCACTAAGCCCGCTTTATGAAGTTCCGGATCAAGTGTTTTCTGATCATATTCTGGGGCTGATCGTCATTCTGGTTGCGCTTTTTGTCTTTGTCATGGGGTATGCGGCCCTCAATATCGAACAGGGTCTGTCGCAACATGCGAACCAGCAGATGCAATCTGCCGCGATGAAAGACATTTTGACAAATTTGCCAAACCGTCATGCTTTGCATGTCGCCTTGGAAAAATGGACAACAGCGCTGAAAGGCGACCTCACGGACCATGTCGCTGTGTTCACAGTGAACATCGACGCATTTAAGCATATCAACGAACTATACGGCAGAGCATCCGGCGACATAGTTTTGTCGAAAATTGCCCAACGCATCGGCGAAGAGCTACAGCATGAAGACACATTGTTTCGTGCAGGCGGCGATGAATTCGTCATAGTATCGCGTGGTTTCCGCCGAATGGGTCAAGTCACCTCAATGGCGGACCGCATATCGGCCTATTTGAAAGAACCGTTGAACGTAGGCGACAATCCCATTCTTGTGACAGCCTCCATGGGCGTATCCTCTAGTTTACAAGACGGGCGCGATATGGACACTCTTTTGCAGAACTCCGGCATTGCGATGTTTTATGCCAAGGCAAACCCCGACGTGGACGTGCAGATTTTTGACGCCGACATGCAAAAACAATCACGCGCACGGCTCGAAATCCAAACGGACCTACGCCAGGCCGCCGCCCGCGGGGAACTGGAACTGGTGTATCAAAAACAAAATGAACTGCCCTCGCGCGACCTGGTCGGGTTCGAAGTGCTATTGCGTTGGAACCATCCAACCCGCGGAAGGGTGTCGCCTGCGGAATTCATTCCAATTGCCGAAGAAACCGGGTTGATCCGCGATATTGGGCTGTGGGTATTGCGCACCGCCTGCGAAGAAGCTGTGCAATGGCCTATTCCTTTGTCGATTGCTGTAAATGTGGCACCCCAACAACTGGTACAACCCTCGTTCATTGAAAGCGTTTCGGACATTTTGTTCGAAACACGACTGGCACCCGAACGACTGGAATTGGAAGTAACCGAAGCCAGCATCATCGACGACGAAAACCACACATTGCGTGTGATGCATAGGTTGAAAGCAATGGGGCTACGGATCGCGATGGACGATTTCGGAACCGGGTATTCATCTCTGAATACCCTGCAATCTTTTCCATTCGACAAAATCAAAATGGACAGAAGTTTTGTGCAGGAAATCCACATCAACCCAAAACGCGCAGCGATTGCCAAAGCCACAATGCTGATCGGGGATGCTTTACAAATTCCGGTACTTGCCGAGGGCACGGAAGTCGAAGAAGAGTTGGTTTTTTTGGAAGATGCGGGATGTGCCTATGTGCAAGGGTTTTACTTTGGCACACCTCTCCCCCTCACGGATTTGCACAATTTGCTGGCGGGTATTGCCCAGAAAGAAGCATCCTAG